In the genome of Microaerobacter geothermalis, the window AACGGTTAAATTGAGCAATCATCTGCTGAGCCTCCTCATGTTCATCCATTTGTTTTTTCCAATACAGATAATTGCCCACTTCTTCTGAACTCTTTATCAAATCAGCCAAGTGATAGGCCTCTAAAATGACTGTGCTCATATCCAATGACATATTTTCATCTCCTCCGTACTTTCTATTGTACACCATTTTTCATTTTGTGCGATGTGAGAAGTATAGCTGACAGAGGAAATTTATGACAACCCCCGTGGGAGAATCATCTGAATCGCTTTGATATCATCGGCATTGAGCATGACTTCATTTCCGTTTTCATCCTTTCCCTGGATCCATATTCCGTGATGGCTTTCCCAGACCTCATTCGGGATCAAGTGAAGTACTCCCCTTTCCCCATGCATCCGTAAAGGAAATTGCAAACCTCTGCTGCGTCCAGCCATTTCTTTTAAGGTATGGCCATGAAATCTGGATACGGGCGAGAACCATTGAACCGGAACTTCCTTTAATTCAGGGACTTCGTCTTCAATGGTCGGAATTGTATCCTCTATTTGAATAGGATAAACCGCTTTTTCCTCAGATGCAATATGTTCTTTATCTTTCGTTTCCCCTTCACCAACGGGGATGATTTGTTTTCTGGGTAAATACCCTTTTTTCTCCAATCCTTTCATCATCGTTTCCCAATGACTCTTTGAGATTAAATAATGGGTATCCGATATTTTTTCAACCAAATAGGGAGAAATCTCCGATAGGATTTCCAATTCATTTGCTAACCTCTTTGTTCTGACAGACATCACCACTCCCTCAAAAAACGAGACCTCTCCATAGCGATGGGACCAATCCTTTATGAATTGTGACACTGATTCTGGGAGTGGTATCTTAGCTTCCGATTCTAAAAAATCATGAATTTCTTCTCCAGTCCAACCTTTGTCTAAAACATGGCATATACTAGATGGGTCCAGCCCGTATTGAATCATTAAATCTAATGTTTGCAACTTTGCAAGCTGAGCCACTTCCCACCAGATGGAAAAAGGGGTATGACAGGAAAACAGGATATCGAAGTTTGGCTGTACATATAAATGCCCATCATGTGCAAACTTAATCTGATCCGGCCATTTGATCCAATAAAAATGATCGCCATTCTCCCAGGAGATTAGTCCCAATTCTTTAAATAGACGAAGAAATGTATCCAGACTCTTTACATGGTTCCCTGAAACACCAGCAGGCAGGTTTTCCAACAGTTGGGATACTCTGTTGATTTCAATCTCGCCCTGATAAGTATAGGTCCCTACAATCACTGATTGAATCATAGGTTCTCCATTAAAAAAATCATCGCTGTACCATTGAATAAACGAATAAACCATCTCTTCTTCCGTTTTTTTTAGCCACCTCACAACGTTTGTTTCATCGGTGCCAAGATACCCGCCCTCTTCCTTAAGAAACTCCATAGACCATGCGTAGGATAATAGGGCAATTAGGACGAAATGCTTTTCCAGCCACTCTTGTTTAAGAAAGGGAGGGATCGCTTTAATCGATACCTCGAGACGTTCTGCACTTTCCTGCAGGCCATTCATTCTTTCCAGCCTCTCCATCCATCCCTTGGAAAGCTTACCTTGGGACGTTAATTTTACTTTTTCCTTGGACAACTCGGATAGAAGAAGAAAAAGCCGATGATGGGGACCGATTTTCCCGCCCCGATTCCGTGAAAGGTCAGAAGAGGCTTCACCTAGCCCGGCTTCCTTTAAACCATCTTTTAGTATCGCTTCCCGAATTTCCAGCGGAATGTGATAGCTTTTTTCTCCCCATGGTCTTATTTGGGTAAAAACAAGACCCTTTTGACGCAATGTTGTCAAACCGTAGCGAAAGTGGGAATGGGGAAAACATCCCTGCCACATATCTTTTTCCCTTTCCGACAGGGAGCCATTCCCAATATAGATGAAAAAGAAGTGGAGAATATTTTTCTCTACTTCTCCTAGTCTCCTGTAGATATCCAGTAAATTTTTTTCTTCATATATCTCTTGAAGAAACTTCTTTCCGTGAAAGGAAATCAACTGGTCAGCCGTCTCAGATGACAATTGGCTTAAAACTTCTCTCAATCTCATGAAAGGAAACCTACTTTCTCATCCTTTTCATCCATAATGATATATTGATATCCTTGCTCCGTGAGGAAACGATGCCTTCTTAACGCAAATTCTTCATCTTTTGTCTGTTTCGTTACCAATGAATAAAAATGGGAAGTTCTGTCATCCGTTTTCGGCCTTAACAGTCTTCCAAGGCGCTGAGCCTCCTCCTGTCTGGAACCAAATGAACCGGAAACCTGAATGGCAATGCTGGCGTCTGGTAAATCTACTGCAAAATTGGCTACTTTGGATACGATTAATACCGAAATTTCTCCACGATTAAACTTATTATATTGGGATTCCCTCACAAGTTGACTGGTTTCTCCGGTTATGAGAGGGGCTCCTGTCATGGCTGATATGGTTTTCAGTTGATGAATATACTGTCCAATGACCAATATTTTCTCTCCCTGATGCTTTTTTAATAGTCGGCGAATCACCTCCATCTTTCCAGGATTTTCGGCAGCAATCCGATATTGATGCTTGGGTGAAGCCGACAGATATTTCTCCCTTTCCTTTTCTCCCAAATCCATTCGAATTTCATAGCAGACCGCTTTTGCGATCCACCCTTCTTTTTCTAATTTCCTCCAGGGAATGTCATATATCTTTGGTCCCACCAAACCAAATACATCTTCTTCACATCCGTCTTCTCTTACCAATGCAGCGGTTAACCCCAATCTTCTGGTCGCCTGTATCTCTGCTGTTACCCTGAAGATGGGGGCAGGAAGCAGATGAACTTCATCATAGATCACAAGTCCCCATCTCCTGCGATTAAATAAACTGAAGTGGGGAAACCGGGTCGTTCCCGTTTGACGATAGGTAAGCATTTGGTAGGTAGATATGGTAACTGGCTTCACTTCTTTCCATGTTCCCACATAGATTCCAATCTGATCCTCAGCCAGACTGGTTTTTTCTATAATTTCTCGTTTCCATTGGAGAACAGAGGTCGTGTTATTTGTTAAAATCAGTGTTTCACATTGGCACTTTTCCATGATTCCCAACCCGATAACGGTTTTCCCCGCGCCACAGGGCAGTACGATGACACCGTTGCCTCCATTGGCGTTTCCTTCCCTGTAAAAGGTGTCAATTGCCTTTACTTGATAGGGTCTTAAGACAAGTGGAACCCCGTTTAGTTTGTCCCTGAGAAACACAGGCAAAGGTTTACCGTCATCATATCCTGCCAAATCGTAAACCGGAAACCCTGCCCCCAATAATTTTTGTTTTAAAAGTCCCCGATCACGAGGAGCTACCCTCCACTTCCCATTCTTTTTATTGATGTATGGAATGATTTCTTGATGACCGATAATTTTTTCTTCCAGCTTTTCATCTTTAAATCTGAGCCGGAGGGTTCCCCCGTCTTTTTCCAAAACAATCTTCCCGTAACGTTCCAGCCACTCTTTCCATTGTGCTTCTATGTGTGAAGGAACGGGAAATTTGCAATAGCTTTCCAGACGAGACATAAGCAAATCAAAGGTCCAACCAATAGAAGCGGAGTTCCATAATGTCAGAGGTGTCACTCGATAGGTATGAAGCCCCTGGGGGCTTTTAAGCAGTTCAGAAAATTGCAAGAGGAACTCCCTTGCCTCTGAATAAAGAACATGTTCACTTTCTGCCATGATGTTGCCATCATTTAGGACGATAACAGGA includes:
- a CDS encoding helicase-associated domain-containing protein codes for the protein MRLREVLSQLSSETADQLISFHGKKFLQEIYEEKNLLDIYRRLGEVEKNILHFFFIYIGNGSLSEREKDMWQGCFPHSHFRYGLTTLRQKGLVFTQIRPWGEKSYHIPLEIREAILKDGLKEAGLGEASSDLSRNRGGKIGPHHRLFLLLSELSKEKVKLTSQGKLSKGWMERLERMNGLQESAERLEVSIKAIPPFLKQEWLEKHFVLIALLSYAWSMEFLKEEGGYLGTDETNVVRWLKKTEEEMVYSFIQWYSDDFFNGEPMIQSVIVGTYTYQGEIEINRVSQLLENLPAGVSGNHVKSLDTFLRLFKELGLISWENGDHFYWIKWPDQIKFAHDGHLYVQPNFDILFSCHTPFSIWWEVAQLAKLQTLDLMIQYGLDPSSICHVLDKGWTGEEIHDFLESEAKIPLPESVSQFIKDWSHRYGEVSFFEGVVMSVRTKRLANELEILSEISPYLVEKISDTHYLISKSHWETMMKGLEKKGYLPRKQIIPVGEGETKDKEHIASEEKAVYPIQIEDTIPTIEDEVPELKEVPVQWFSPVSRFHGHTLKEMAGRSRGLQFPLRMHGERGVLHLIPNEVWESHHGIWIQGKDENGNEVMLNADDIKAIQMILPRGLS
- a CDS encoding DNA repair helicase XPB produces the protein MISYSNPVIVLNDGNIMAESEHVLYSEAREFLLQFSELLKSPQGLHTYRVTPLTLWNSASIGWTFDLLMSRLESYCKFPVPSHIEAQWKEWLERYGKIVLEKDGGTLRLRFKDEKLEEKIIGHQEIIPYINKKNGKWRVAPRDRGLLKQKLLGAGFPVYDLAGYDDGKPLPVFLRDKLNGVPLVLRPYQVKAIDTFYREGNANGGNGVIVLPCGAGKTVIGLGIMEKCQCETLILTNNTTSVLQWKREIIEKTSLAEDQIGIYVGTWKEVKPVTISTYQMLTYRQTGTTRFPHFSLFNRRRWGLVIYDEVHLLPAPIFRVTAEIQATRRLGLTAALVREDGCEEDVFGLVGPKIYDIPWRKLEKEGWIAKAVCYEIRMDLGEKEREKYLSASPKHQYRIAAENPGKMEVIRRLLKKHQGEKILVIGQYIHQLKTISAMTGAPLITGETSQLVRESQYNKFNRGEISVLIVSKVANFAVDLPDASIAIQVSGSFGSRQEEAQRLGRLLRPKTDDRTSHFYSLVTKQTKDEEFALRRHRFLTEQGYQYIIMDEKDEKVGFLS